In the genome of Aphis gossypii isolate Hap1 unplaced genomic scaffold, ASM2018417v2 Contig00329_ERROPOS47205, whole genome shotgun sequence, one region contains:
- the LOC114126674 gene encoding uncharacterized protein LOC114126674 yields the protein MSNSKENSDILIKELNINSEFSSLVELENSIKAYEIKSFCNFTKFSSRTIEGARKKGLLRYINPVLEYSAIDYMCVQGGQYKSKSKGIRPQQSSYSSNCPVFLAIRADITREKLTVKSFISEHNHTCSKPMFDHYPKQRRLDNDAKIMATKLINMKVNKKILQNDLMQTHDKIITLKEIHNLVLTKSPATDALKNLKVVDSNGQSEIVGFCLLTSEDSENVSNMASTFQKWNPAWKSTKCIMADKDFVERNVFKNKFTDAHILICIFHCLRSMSREITTEKMNITSGNKTNNRLESINQKITQIVTKHSRLDQLFQGLEMLMVTLRTERDHVAYECFSKTPSFFNYLSNNEKEIYQHLTPYAFNKVVKKFRLKDNVQIKTVNENLQIVTIESSEGILNTSIWKCSCSFATKFRQAHIKAKRLASLTSEATGKKYEQRLNLLKHIAHLWENDKIITTAQIDELNKMDDLQDVDVAACDFNNAVEHDLQDTSKVEECKIDDVKSK from the exons atGTCTAACAGCAAAGAAAATTCTGACatt ttaattaaagaACTTAACATTAACAGTGAGTTTAGTTCATTAGTAGAACTTGAAAACTCTATTAAAGCATATGAGATAAAAAGTTTTtgcaattttacaaaattcagtTCAAGAACCATTGAAGGAGCAAGAAAGAAGGGtttattaagatatataaaCCCTGTCTTAGAATACTCGGCTATTGATTACATGTGTGTTCAAGGGGGGCAGtacaaatcaaaatcaaaaggaATACGACCACAACAAAG ttcttACAGTTCAAATTGTCCAGTATTCCTGGCTATAAGAGCTGATATAACAAGAGAAAAATTGACagttaaatcttttattagtGAACATAACCATACTTGTAGTAag ccCATGTTTGATCATTACCCAAAACAAAGGAGACTGGACAATGATGCAAAAATTATGgccacaaaattaattaacatgaaagtgaataaaaaaattttacagaaTGATCTAATGCAGACccatgacaaaataattactttgaaagaaatacataatttagttttaaccaAATCTCCAGCAACTGATGCCCTGAAAAATTTG AAAGTTGTCGATTCGAATGGGCAAAGTGAAATTGTTGGATTTTGTCTTCTTACATCTGAAGACTCAGAAAATGTTTCAAACATGGCATCTACTTTTCAAAAATGGAATCCAGCATGGAAGAGTACAAAGTGTATAATGGCAGATAAAGACTTTGTAGAAAGAAAcgtgttcaaaaataaatttacagatgctcatattttaatttgtattttccaCTGTTTAAGATCAATGTCTAGAGAAATAACAacagaaaaaatgaatattacatCAG gtaataaaaCCAACAATAGGCTTGAaagtattaatcaaaaaataacacaGATAGTAACTAAACATTCAAGACTGGATCAATTATTTCAAG gCCTAGAAATGTTGATGGTAACTCTTAGGACGGAAAGAGACCATGTGGCCTATGAATGTTTTAGTAAAACTCCcagtttttttaactatttatcaaacaatgaaaaagaaatttatcAACATCTAACTCCTTATGCTTTCAATAAggttgtaaaaaaattcagaCTAAAAGATAATGTTCAGATAAAAACggttaatgaaaatttacaaatagttACTATTGAATCTAGTGAAGggattttaaatacttctatATGGAAATGTAGTTGCTCGTTTGCTACGAAATTTAGACAGGCTCATATAAAAGCCAAAAGATTGGCTTCACTGACATCAGAGGCTacaggaaaaaaatatgaacaacgtttaaatttattgaaacatatTGCTCATTTATgggaaaatgataaaattattacaactgCGCAAATAG ATGAATTAAACAAGATGGATGATTTACAAGATGTAGATGTAGCAGCGTGTGACTTCAATAATGCGGTAGAACATGACTTACAAGATACATCAAAAGTTGAAGAATGTAAAATAGACgatgtaaaaagtaaataa